The Leucobacter chromiiresistens genome has a window encoding:
- the prfA gene encoding peptide chain release factor 1 has translation MFEQVAGLIAEHARLQDELADPALHADASRAKKVNRRYAELSKIKSAHEHWQQMGDDLEAARELAKEDEAFAEEVPALEAALAEAQERVRRLLIPRDPDDARDVILEIKGGEGGAESALFGADLLRMYLHYAESKGWKTEMIEADESDLGGYKNVQVAIKANASDPSQGAWAHLKYEGGVHRVQRVPVTESQGRIHTSTTGVLVYPEVDEPEEVGINQNDLKIDVYRSSGPGGQSVNTTDSAVRITHLPTGIVVAMQNEKSQLQNREAAMRVLRARLLARQQEEAAAEASAHRSSQIRTMDRSERIRTYNFPENRIADHRTGYKAYNLDQVMNGALDAVIESCIRADEEARLAELGQ, from the coding sequence ATGTTCGAACAGGTCGCAGGGCTGATCGCGGAGCACGCGCGGTTGCAGGACGAACTCGCGGATCCCGCGCTGCACGCCGACGCGTCGCGGGCGAAGAAGGTCAACCGGAGGTACGCCGAGCTCAGCAAGATCAAGTCGGCGCACGAGCACTGGCAGCAGATGGGCGACGACCTCGAAGCGGCGCGCGAGCTCGCGAAGGAGGATGAGGCCTTCGCCGAGGAGGTTCCGGCGCTCGAGGCCGCTCTCGCCGAGGCGCAGGAGCGCGTGCGCCGACTGCTCATCCCGCGCGACCCCGACGACGCGCGCGACGTGATCCTCGAGATCAAGGGCGGCGAGGGCGGCGCCGAATCCGCGCTCTTCGGCGCTGATCTGCTGCGCATGTACCTGCACTACGCGGAGTCGAAGGGGTGGAAGACCGAGATGATCGAGGCCGACGAGAGCGATCTCGGCGGCTACAAGAACGTGCAGGTCGCCATCAAGGCGAACGCCTCCGACCCCTCGCAGGGCGCTTGGGCGCACCTCAAGTACGAAGGCGGGGTGCACCGCGTGCAGCGCGTCCCCGTCACCGAGTCCCAGGGCCGCATCCACACGTCGACCACCGGGGTGCTCGTGTACCCCGAGGTCGACGAGCCGGAGGAGGTCGGCATCAATCAGAACGACCTCAAGATCGACGTGTACCGCTCCTCGGGCCCCGGCGGGCAGTCCGTCAACACGACCGACTCGGCCGTGCGCATCACGCACCTCCCGACGGGAATCGTGGTCGCGATGCAGAACGAGAAGAGCCAGCTGCAGAACCGCGAGGCGGCCATGCGCGTGCTCCGCGCACGCCTGCTCGCGCGCCAGCAGGAGGAGGCCGCGGCCGAGGCCAGCGCGCATCGATCGAGCCAGATCCGCACGATGGATCGCTCCGAGCGCATTCGCACCTACAACTTCCCCGAGAACCGGATCGCCGATCATCGCACGGGGTACAAGGCCTACAACCTCGACCAGGTGATGAACGGAGCCCTCGACGCGGTCATCGAGTCGTGCATCCGCGCCGACGAGGAGGCCCGGCTGGCCGAGCTGGGGCAGTAG
- a CDS encoding GNAT family N-acetyltransferase encodes MSDAAQPLVGPLVTLRAPAHEDLDPLVAILGDPEVALWWVGYTPQRVREEFIDAPETARIIEVEGRTAGAMFVLRGEDPEYPTTVMHLFIGTEFRGRRIGEEALALAIRSEFAAGISRVTLDPNANNAGAIRSYERLGFKRIGVLRDYQVRPGGALEDAVFLDITRSDFPDGPPLPPRD; translated from the coding sequence ATGTCTGATGCCGCACAGCCGCTCGTGGGCCCGCTCGTCACCCTCCGCGCCCCCGCTCACGAAGATCTCGATCCGCTCGTCGCGATTCTCGGCGATCCCGAGGTCGCGCTGTGGTGGGTGGGGTACACCCCGCAGCGTGTGCGCGAGGAGTTCATCGACGCTCCCGAGACGGCGCGCATCATCGAGGTCGAGGGGCGCACCGCAGGTGCGATGTTCGTGCTGCGCGGCGAGGACCCCGAGTACCCCACCACGGTGATGCACCTCTTCATCGGCACCGAATTCCGAGGGCGCCGCATCGGCGAAGAAGCGCTCGCGCTCGCGATCCGCTCGGAGTTCGCAGCCGGGATCAGCCGCGTCACCCTCGACCCGAACGCCAACAACGCGGGGGCGATCCGCAGTTACGAGCGGCTCGGATTCAAGCGCATCGGCGTGCTCCGCGACTACCAGGTGCGCCCCGGTGGAGCGCTCGAAGACGCCGTGTTCCTCGACATCACCCGCTCCGACTTCCCCGACGGCCCGCCCCTGCCCCCGCGCGACTGA
- a CDS encoding type IV toxin-antitoxin system AbiEi family antitoxin domain-containing protein, which yields MSLPTLLEALGGVARTRELRDRGASDARIAHAVRDGRVERPRRGWLALPDADPDLVAAAAHGVVLTCITEAQRLGLWTLSDGRTHVAASSAARPSVRGCTVHWGRPLQLRPPGTLADPVVNVLQFVADCQPFEEALVVWNSALNRGLVDRSALSRLPLRGTARRLLTAAKPFFDSGLETLVASRLRWTKIRLLPQAHLFGHRVDLLIGERLVLQIDGASHTGRQWNADNAFDALLVARGYTVIRIGYLQIVEDWHSVQSQLLECIAQGLHLARR from the coding sequence ATGTCACTCCCCACCCTGCTCGAAGCGCTCGGCGGCGTCGCCCGCACTCGAGAGCTGCGGGATCGGGGTGCCAGCGACGCGCGCATCGCCCACGCCGTTCGCGATGGGCGGGTCGAGCGCCCCCGTCGCGGCTGGCTCGCACTGCCCGACGCCGATCCCGATCTCGTCGCAGCAGCCGCGCACGGCGTCGTGCTCACCTGCATCACGGAGGCGCAGCGCCTCGGGCTGTGGACCCTCAGCGACGGCCGCACGCACGTCGCGGCATCGAGCGCGGCGCGGCCGAGCGTCCGAGGCTGCACCGTGCACTGGGGAAGACCGCTGCAACTCCGCCCGCCGGGCACGCTCGCCGATCCGGTGGTCAATGTGCTGCAGTTCGTGGCCGACTGCCAGCCCTTCGAAGAAGCGCTCGTCGTCTGGAACTCGGCGCTGAACCGCGGGCTCGTCGACCGCTCGGCGCTGTCGCGGCTACCGCTGCGGGGAACGGCGCGACGTCTGCTGACTGCGGCGAAACCGTTCTTCGACTCGGGCCTCGAGACGCTGGTGGCCTCGCGCCTGCGGTGGACGAAGATCCGACTCCTTCCGCAGGCGCACCTCTTCGGGCATCGCGTCGATCTGCTGATCGGGGAGCGCCTCGTGCTGCAGATCGACGGCGCGTCGCACACCGGGCGTCAATGGAACGCCGACAACGCATTCGACGCGCTGCTCGTCGCCCGAGGCTATACCGTGATCCGCATCGGGTACCTGCAGATCGTCGAGGACTGGCACAGCGTGCAGTCGCAGCTCTTGGAGTGCATCGCCCAGGGGTTGCACCTGGCGCGCCGGTGA
- a CDS encoding transcription termination factor Rho, translated as MESNVEDNTTPAAEEAAAPPRRRASRRVSAAAGAAAPEPARSAEAPAAEAPAAAAPAADAAQAAADAAPAADEAPAAAAPKKRATRSRKKVEAAVDEASGDAAPAPAAAGSTESDEQPAAAPKKRATRSRKKAETPAEPASDAAADAASEAPAAADAASAAAPAQSSDATAAAAEPEAPAKRTRSRRATSASAASKTDDAASAATDAAQSDAPAGAADDAARSDRNSEQAERGEQERTEQSERSEQDRGEKTERGEKSDRGDRSDRGEKSENGDGERSSRGRRGRGRNQKNENADANEQVEAAEDEGKQRGQNGNGGQNGPKNAEAKNGENSSRSSRTRQRDRKRRGQGDDIEPEITEDDVLLPIAGILDVLDNYAFVRTSGYLPGTSDVYVSLGQVKKYGLRRGDAVVGAIRQPRDNDGASRQKYNAIVKIDTVNGRPVDEQAEERVDIADLTAIYPEERLRFETDQQHVLGRAIDLVAPTGLGQRTALVLPAHLDGSAVLGELAEAVSANRPDAHLMLLLANAQPEEITRLQRSVRGEVVAASFDRAAEDQAIIAELAIDRAKRLVELGHDVVVLVDSLNRFARAYAQAQHAQTRPALDEIDELALAQIKRLLASARNVENGGSLTVVATVQSKTGIAADKLLLREVLAVVNSEVRFAKTAAGLPAAVDFEASRTRNPESMLGADEIAALATLRAALHEDDADDRLRERLRSTATNAALLAEVQRSGSLS; from the coding sequence GTGGAATCCAACGTCGAAGACAACACCACTCCCGCAGCCGAGGAAGCCGCAGCGCCGCCGCGCCGCCGCGCCTCGCGCCGGGTGAGCGCAGCCGCCGGGGCGGCGGCACCGGAGCCGGCGCGGTCGGCCGAGGCCCCCGCGGCCGAGGCTCCGGCCGCCGCGGCGCCCGCCGCCGATGCCGCGCAGGCCGCAGCCGACGCTGCGCCGGCCGCCGATGAGGCTCCCGCGGCCGCCGCACCGAAGAAGCGCGCGACTCGCAGCCGCAAGAAGGTCGAAGCCGCTGTCGACGAGGCGTCGGGCGACGCCGCACCGGCCCCTGCCGCAGCGGGCTCGACCGAATCCGACGAGCAGCCCGCCGCCGCGCCGAAGAAGCGCGCGACGCGCAGCCGCAAGAAGGCCGAGACCCCCGCCGAGCCGGCGAGCGACGCCGCCGCCGACGCCGCTTCCGAGGCGCCCGCGGCCGCCGACGCCGCCTCGGCGGCAGCCCCCGCGCAGTCGAGCGATGCGACCGCTGCCGCGGCGGAGCCGGAGGCGCCCGCGAAGCGCACGCGCAGCCGCCGCGCCACGTCGGCATCCGCGGCGTCGAAGACCGACGACGCGGCATCCGCGGCGACTGATGCCGCGCAGTCCGACGCGCCCGCAGGTGCGGCGGACGACGCAGCGCGCAGCGACCGGAACTCCGAGCAGGCGGAGCGCGGCGAGCAGGAGCGCACGGAGCAGTCCGAGCGCTCGGAGCAGGACCGCGGCGAGAAGACGGAGCGCGGCGAGAAGTCGGATCGCGGCGATCGTTCGGACCGTGGCGAGAAGTCGGAGAACGGCGATGGCGAGCGTTCGAGTCGTGGTCGCCGCGGGCGCGGCCGCAATCAGAAGAACGAGAACGCCGACGCGAACGAGCAGGTCGAGGCGGCCGAGGACGAGGGCAAGCAGCGCGGCCAGAACGGCAACGGCGGCCAGAACGGCCCGAAGAACGCCGAGGCGAAGAACGGCGAGAACTCGAGCCGCTCCAGCCGCACCCGCCAGCGCGACCGCAAGCGCCGGGGCCAGGGCGACGACATCGAGCCCGAGATCACCGAGGACGACGTGCTGCTGCCCATCGCGGGCATCCTCGACGTGCTCGACAACTACGCCTTCGTGCGCACGAGCGGCTACCTCCCCGGCACGAGCGACGTCTACGTCTCCCTCGGACAGGTCAAGAAGTACGGCCTGCGTCGCGGAGACGCGGTGGTCGGCGCGATCCGGCAGCCCCGCGACAACGACGGCGCCAGCCGCCAGAAGTACAACGCGATCGTCAAGATCGACACCGTCAACGGCCGGCCGGTCGACGAGCAGGCCGAGGAGCGCGTCGATATCGCCGACCTCACCGCGATCTACCCCGAGGAGCGACTGCGCTTCGAGACCGATCAGCAGCATGTGCTCGGCCGCGCCATCGACCTCGTCGCCCCGACGGGTCTCGGCCAGCGCACCGCCCTCGTGCTGCCGGCGCATCTCGATGGCAGCGCCGTGCTCGGCGAGCTCGCCGAGGCCGTCAGCGCGAACCGCCCCGACGCGCACCTCATGCTGCTGCTCGCGAACGCGCAGCCCGAGGAGATCACGCGTCTGCAGCGCTCCGTGCGCGGCGAAGTCGTCGCCGCGAGCTTCGATCGAGCGGCCGAGGATCAGGCGATCATCGCCGAGCTCGCGATCGATCGGGCGAAGCGACTCGTCGAACTCGGCCACGACGTCGTCGTGCTCGTCGATTCGCTGAACCGGTTCGCCCGCGCGTACGCGCAGGCCCAGCATGCGCAGACCCGTCCCGCGCTCGACGAGATCGACGAGCTCGCGCTCGCGCAGATCAAGCGCCTGCTCGCCTCGGCGCGCAACGTCGAGAACGGCGGCTCGCTGACCGTCGTCGCGACGGTGCAGTCGAAGACCGGCATCGCGGCCGACAAGCTGCTGCTGCGCGAGGTGCTCGCCGTCGTCAACAGCGAGGTGCGGTTCGCGAAGACGGCTGCCGGGCTTCCCGCAGCGGTCGACTTCGAGGCGTCGCGCACCCGCAATCCCGAGTCGATGCTCGGCGCCGACGAGATCGCGGCACTGGCGACGCTGCGAGCGGCGCTCCACGAGGACGACGCCGACGATCGGCTGCGCGAGCGTCTTCGCTCCACGGCCACGAATGCGGCGCTCCTCGCAGAGGTGCAGCGCTCCGGCAGCCTGTCCTAG